In a single window of the Campylobacter hyointestinalis subsp. lawsonii genome:
- the fliF gene encoding flagellar basal-body MS-ring/collar protein FliF, whose amino-acid sequence MDFKTLFHQVGQLYQNLTKKQKIVAASSIVVVVGFLVFLSLYKSSGGGSEQYDGYSVLFRNLNPADSAQIIDQLEKDGVSYKLANEGTILVPTKSVYKERIAIASLGIPKEGKNGFEIFDKQDFGATDNEQRVKFQRALQGELARTIESLEPIQRATVYIAFPKDSVFTERQIPPTASVVVKIKDGEKLNRKQIDGIKRIVAGSVSNLKLEDVKIVTSDGVAVGEDEIALENELVAAQIKYKREFESSYEQKIIDMIGKFIGGRDKVTAKVSIEFDFSAKDSHSEIYDPNSVIRSEQNIEEKREGRQEKEVGGVPGAVSNIGPVQGLEDNKLKELYSKNVANTNYEISKKIIKVKDQYATIKRVTAAVVVDGKYENTKDENGAFTDILTYVPLSTEELDKLKSLVEQAIGYDKNRGDEVTVSNFEFKLSQKGQSSKVDSFINTYLNPLLPLFKYIIALIILFVFYKKVITPFLEKMLKDAKEDEFIPQKEDMKVEEDTEDVLEKFKAARKRVEEQLGIGEEFNEDELKYEVLLEKMKLIVSDRGEEIANLLQGMIKNDSDFSSRKEF is encoded by the coding sequence ATGGATTTTAAAACACTCTTTCATCAAGTCGGTCAGCTATATCAAAATCTCACAAAAAAACAGAAAATAGTCGCAGCTAGTAGCATAGTTGTCGTAGTTGGGTTTTTGGTATTTTTAAGCCTATATAAAAGTAGCGGGGGTGGGAGTGAGCAGTACGACGGATATAGTGTTTTATTTAGAAATTTAAATCCAGCAGACTCAGCACAGATCATCGACCAGCTAGAAAAAGACGGAGTAAGCTACAAACTTGCAAATGAGGGAACAATACTAGTTCCTACAAAAAGCGTCTATAAAGAAAGGATCGCAATTGCGAGTCTTGGCATTCCAAAAGAAGGCAAAAATGGTTTTGAGATATTTGATAAACAAGATTTTGGAGCTACTGATAACGAACAAAGAGTTAAATTCCAAAGAGCGTTGCAAGGTGAGCTTGCTAGAACTATCGAGAGCCTTGAGCCGATACAAAGAGCTACTGTATATATAGCGTTCCCAAAAGACAGCGTATTTACCGAACGTCAAATCCCGCCTACTGCTTCTGTTGTAGTCAAGATAAAAGACGGCGAAAAACTAAATAGAAAACAGATAGATGGCATAAAAAGAATAGTTGCTGGTTCTGTATCAAATTTAAAACTAGAAGACGTAAAAATAGTAACTAGCGATGGCGTAGCAGTAGGAGAAGACGAAATAGCTCTAGAAAACGAGCTAGTAGCTGCTCAGATAAAATACAAAAGAGAATTTGAAAGCTCATATGAGCAAAAAATCATAGATATGATAGGCAAATTTATAGGAGGGCGAGATAAAGTCACAGCAAAAGTCAGCATTGAGTTTGACTTTTCTGCTAAGGATAGCCATAGTGAAATTTATGATCCAAACTCAGTCATTAGAAGCGAACAAAATATAGAAGAAAAAAGAGAAGGCAGACAAGAAAAAGAGGTAGGTGGAGTCCCAGGTGCAGTTAGCAACATAGGTCCAGTACAGGGGCTAGAAGATAATAAACTAAAAGAACTATACTCTAAAAACGTAGCAAATACAAACTACGAAATATCAAAAAAAATCATAAAAGTAAAAGATCAATACGCAACCATAAAAAGAGTAACTGCAGCAGTAGTAGTCGATGGCAAATATGAAAACACAAAAGACGAAAATGGCGCATTTACCGATATATTGACGTATGTTCCATTAAGCACAGAAGAGCTAGATAAGCTTAAATCTTTAGTTGAACAAGCCATAGGGTATGATAAAAACAGAGGAGATGAGGTAACTGTTAGTAATTTCGAGTTTAAGCTATCACAAAAAGGTCAAAGCTCAAAAGTAGATTCGTTTATAAATACTTATTTAAATCCTTTATTGCCATTATTTAAATATATCATAGCATTAATAATACTCTTTGTATTTTACAAAAAAGTCATAACTCCATTCTTAGAAAAAATGCTAAAAGACGCAAAAGAAGACGAGTTCATACCTCAAAAAGAAGATATGAAAGTCGAAGAAGATACAGAAGATGTTTTAGAGAAATTTAAAGCAGCAAGAAAAAGAGTTGAAGAACAGCTTGGTATTGGCGAGGAATTCAATGAAGATGAACTAAAATATGAAGTATTATTAGAAAAAATGAAACTTATCGTATCAGATAGAGGTGAAGAGATAGCAAATTTACTTCAAGGTATGATAAAAAACGACTCTGACTTTAGTTCTCGCAAGGAGTTTTGA
- the fliH gene encoding flagellar assembly protein FliH — protein sequence MILSNVINQEENKEHIVEQYRFKVISSFSQPAPEKQIEQPIKEDQPELVEETKDEAQKAVNSSEDTKLEPSFIEELLKRTEELSENIVKLQLQIENQEKEFKERLETEVNRTKEDALKEGESLAKAKFDAELSEIETKYTNSIKKLDEEKDKLEKLYQKSEKEIANTAIDIAKEVILKEIKDSSAAIASNIAKNLIGELENASQIEIKTNPEDYEFVKENIKLSSNLKVSADDAISKGGVIILSDIGNIDGSVAERFEKIKKILSE from the coding sequence ATGATACTAAGCAACGTCATAAATCAAGAAGAAAATAAAGAACATATCGTAGAACAGTATAGATTTAAGGTAATAAGCTCATTTTCGCAACCTGCCCCAGAAAAACAAATAGAACAACCTATAAAAGAAGATCAGCCTGAGTTAGTAGAAGAGACAAAAGATGAGGCTCAAAAAGCTGTAAATTCATCAGAAGATACGAAGTTAGAGCCGAGTTTTATAGAAGAACTTCTAAAACGAACTGAAGAGCTTAGCGAAAATATAGTAAAACTTCAGCTACAGATAGAAAATCAAGAAAAAGAATTTAAAGAGAGACTTGAAACTGAAGTAAATAGGACAAAAGAAGATGCATTAAAAGAAGGAGAGAGTTTAGCTAAAGCTAAATTTGATGCTGAACTTAGTGAAATTGAGACAAAATATACAAACTCTATCAAAAAGCTTGATGAAGAAAAAGATAAACTAGAAAAACTATACCAAAAAAGCGAAAAAGAGATAGCAAACACAGCTATAGACATAGCAAAAGAAGTGATATTAAAAGAGATAAAAGATAGCTCAGCTGCCATAGCATCAAATATAGCAAAAAATTTGATTGGGGAGCTAGAAAATGCTTCGCAAATAGAGATAAAAACAAACCCAGAAGACTATGAGTTTGTCAAAGAAAATATCAAACTATCTAGCAACCTAAAAGTATCTGCTGATGATGCCATAAGCAAAGGCGGGGTTATTATATTGAGCGATATAGGAAATATAGATGGAAGCGTTGCTGAGAGATTTGAAAAAATCAAAAAAATACTAAGTGAGTAG
- a CDS encoding LptF/LptG family permease, whose product MKLFARYTSAVYLKYFFIIFIALELFYVGIDTLTNLKDFPKSANLALIYVSLTALTAVNYVLPLSLIFALIVSKINMIRSNELVSFYSLGISKNALIMPPFLISLFITFFYIFLSATPFAYARDYQKNLMNFQSSSSISKNSIFLKYENKFIYIESLLPEIGVANNVKIFETTDSEITSKIFAKKADFKYNAWALQGVSIITLPQNLDLNKSGYTKTEEKELLVLNGFKPKTIDNIYQSNSNYSIIDAIDSLLALKKENLNLNKIKSTLYSLLFFPLFAPLMVMILYYYLPVTGRFFNLALASFIHIIVTLCLWGVLFVLIRFSSNGVIIPEIGIIAPIILLAIFAFKKFYQNS is encoded by the coding sequence ATGAAATTATTTGCAAGATATACTAGCGCGGTTTATTTAAAATACTTTTTTATTATTTTTATAGCTTTAGAGCTATTTTATGTAGGTATAGATACTTTAACGAATTTAAAAGATTTTCCAAAAAGTGCAAATTTAGCTCTCATTTATGTTAGTTTAACAGCACTTACGGCGGTAAATTATGTATTGCCTCTAAGCCTTATTTTTGCACTCATAGTCTCAAAAATAAATATGATAAGAAGCAATGAACTAGTCAGTTTTTACTCACTTGGCATTAGTAAAAACGCACTTATAATGCCACCTTTTCTCATCTCTTTGTTTATAACGTTTTTCTACATTTTTCTTTCAGCCACGCCATTTGCCTATGCTAGAGATTACCAAAAAAATCTGATGAATTTCCAGTCTTCTTCAAGCATATCTAAAAATAGTATATTTTTAAAATACGAAAATAAATTTATATATATCGAGTCCTTGCTTCCTGAGATAGGAGTTGCAAATAACGTCAAGATATTTGAGACTACAGATAGCGAGATAACAAGTAAGATATTTGCAAAAAAGGCTGATTTTAAATACAATGCATGGGCGCTACAAGGTGTTTCTATCATCACTTTACCACAAAATCTTGACCTAAATAAAAGCGGTTATACAAAAACTGAAGAAAAAGAACTTCTAGTTTTAAACGGATTTAAACCAAAAACAATCGACAACATATACCAATCAAACTCTAATTATTCAATTATCGATGCCATAGACTCTCTTCTAGCTCTTAAAAAAGAAAATTTGAATTTAAATAAAATCAAATCAACCCTGTATTCTTTACTATTTTTTCCGTTATTTGCACCACTTATGGTGATGATATTGTATTATTATCTACCAGTCACAGGTAGATTTTTTAATCTAGCTCTTGCTAGTTTTATACACATTATAGTTACACTTTGCTTATGGGGAGTTTTATTTGTGCTTATCAGATTTAGCTCAAATGGAGTGATAATTCCTGAAATCGGCATCATAGCACCTATAATTTTACTAGCCATTTTTGCATTTAAAAAGTTTTATCAAAATAGTTAG
- a CDS encoding non-canonical purine NTP pyrophosphatase, which translates to MKIVLATNNKDKVKEIKAFYKDYEIYALSEICKPFEIEENGKSFKENALIKARAVYTKLCELGLENEFVSLSDDSGISVEALGFAPGIYSARYSGERATDASNREKLTRELHKLGLKKSRAFYTACIAVVSKFGEFSTHGFMYGKVIDRELGDNGFGYDFMFIPNGYDKTISQLDESVKLAISHRSRGLALARYILKSLSKHYK; encoded by the coding sequence GTGAAAATAGTTCTTGCGACAAACAATAAAGATAAAGTAAAAGAGATAAAAGCATTTTATAAGGATTATGAAATTTATGCCTTGAGTGAAATTTGTAAGCCTTTTGAAATAGAAGAAAATGGAAAAAGCTTTAAGGAAAACGCGCTTATAAAAGCAAGAGCAGTATATACAAAGCTTTGTGAGCTTGGACTTGAAAATGAGTTTGTAAGTCTTAGTGATGATAGTGGGATAAGCGTAGAAGCGCTTGGTTTTGCGCCAGGAATTTACTCAGCTAGATATAGCGGTGAGCGTGCTACTGATGCAAGCAACAGAGAAAAGCTTACCCGTGAACTTCATAAACTCGGGCTTAAAAAAAGCAGAGCATTTTATACTGCTTGTATAGCAGTCGTGAGTAAATTTGGTGAGTTTAGTACGCATGGATTTATGTATGGCAAGGTTATTGATAGAGAGCTTGGAGATAATGGATTTGGGTATGATTTTATGTTTATACCAAATGGATATGATAAAACAATAAGTCAGTTAGATGAGAGCGTAAAACTAGCTATTTCCCATAGATCTCGTGGGCTTGCGTTAGCAAGATACATATTAAAAAGTCTTAGCAAACACTACAAATAA
- the fliG gene encoding flagellar motor switch protein FliG, with protein sequence MTKLDEQQKMIYDDLSMPEKVAILLIQLGEDATTLIFSHMDIDVITEISRYIASAKTIDKTVAAAVLEEFYALMQSNQYMKSGGIEYAKEILFRTFGPEIAQKIMDKLQKSMETTKSFGYLSQVRPQQLADFIMKEHPQTIALIVAHMDATSAAETLVYFPDELRSEVIIRMANLGDISPSVVKRVSTVLESKLESLTSYKVEVGGPRAVAEVLNRLGQKASKSTIGIIEQTDANLATTIKEMMFTFEDINTLDNNAIREILKVVDKKDLMIGLKGSGEELKQKFLSNMSQRASEAFVEEMQFLGAVRVKDVEEAQRRVVEAVQKLSEEGVFQVGESDEMIE encoded by the coding sequence ATGACAAAGCTAGACGAACAACAAAAGATGATCTATGATGACCTTAGTATGCCAGAAAAGGTCGCAATACTTCTAATTCAACTTGGCGAAGACGCTACAACGCTTATATTTTCTCATATGGATATCGACGTTATCACCGAAATATCAAGATATATAGCAAGTGCTAAAACTATAGATAAAACAGTCGCCGCAGCTGTTTTAGAAGAGTTTTACGCCCTTATGCAATCAAATCAATATATGAAAAGTGGCGGTATCGAATACGCAAAAGAAATTTTATTTCGTACTTTTGGTCCTGAGATCGCACAAAAAATCATGGATAAACTTCAAAAATCCATGGAAACAACTAAGTCTTTTGGCTACTTAAGTCAAGTCAGACCTCAGCAACTAGCTGATTTTATCATGAAAGAACACCCTCAAACCATAGCTCTTATAGTAGCACATATGGACGCTACTAGTGCGGCTGAAACGCTTGTATATTTTCCTGATGAGCTTAGAAGCGAAGTGATAATTCGTATGGCAAATTTAGGCGATATAAGCCCATCTGTAGTAAAAAGAGTTTCAACCGTACTTGAGAGCAAACTTGAAAGCCTTACTAGCTACAAAGTCGAAGTCGGAGGCCCAAGAGCTGTTGCTGAAGTGCTTAACCGTCTTGGTCAAAAAGCTAGTAAATCTACTATCGGCATCATCGAACAAACAGACGCTAATCTTGCAACAACCATAAAAGAGATGATGTTTACATTTGAAGATATCAACACGCTTGATAACAACGCTATACGCGAGATACTAAAAGTAGTAGATAAAAAAGATCTAATGATAGGATTAAAAGGTAGCGGCGAAGAGTTAAAACAAAAATTCCTATCAAATATGAGCCAACGTGCAAGCGAAGCATTTGTAGAAGAGATGCAGTTCTTAGGTGCAGTTCGTGTAAAAGATGTCGAAGAAGCTCAAAGAAGAGTCGTAGAAGCAGTACAAAAACTCTCCGAAGAAGGAGTATTCCAAGTCGGTGAAAGCGATGAGATGATAGAATGA
- the hisC gene encoding histidinol-phosphate transaminase encodes MKFNTHLQNLPIYEAGKPIELVTREFGIDPKEIIKLASNENPLGTSKKVISIIKEKASSASLYPDDSFYELKDALANLYEVSSKNIIIGSGSDQIIEFALHAKANEKSAILTAGITFAMYEIYAKHVGAKIYKTKSKEHNLNELKELYLAHKDEISIIFLCLPNNPLGECLDAKEVMDFISIVSEDTLVVTDCAYMEFAKFKDSKKAINPKELISKFKNTLYLGTFSKAYGLGGMRVGYGIANTEIITALHKLRAPFNITTLSLAAALQALNDQKFIEKTIKNNFKEMKVYEKFAKKNGIEFIPSYTNFITFVFNKKQNASQIADNLLKKGIILRNLKSYGLNAIRITIGKKKQNKRVLAELKKEI; translated from the coding sequence ATGAAGTTCAACACACATTTGCAAAATTTACCTATTTATGAAGCCGGAAAACCTATAGAGCTAGTCACTAGGGAGTTTGGCATAGATCCAAAAGAGATTATCAAGCTAGCTAGCAACGAAAATCCACTAGGAACTAGCAAAAAAGTAATCTCTATCATAAAAGAAAAAGCCAGTAGTGCTAGTTTGTATCCAGATGATAGTTTTTATGAGCTAAAAGATGCTTTAGCAAACCTATATGAAGTAAGCTCAAAAAACATTATCATCGGTAGCGGAAGCGACCAGATCATAGAGTTTGCACTACATGCAAAAGCGAACGAGAAAAGCGCGATTTTAACAGCAGGTATAACTTTTGCTATGTATGAGATCTACGCCAAACACGTCGGTGCAAAAATTTATAAAACAAAAAGCAAAGAGCATAATCTAAATGAGCTAAAAGAACTCTATCTTGCTCATAAAGATGAGATTAGTATTATATTTCTATGTTTGCCAAACAACCCTTTGGGCGAATGCCTTGATGCAAAAGAAGTGATGGATTTTATAAGTATCGTTAGCGAAGATACGTTAGTGGTGACTGATTGTGCTTATATGGAATTTGCTAAATTTAAAGATAGCAAAAAAGCTATAAATCCAAAAGAGCTTATAAGTAAATTTAAAAACACACTATATCTAGGTACGTTTTCAAAAGCTTATGGTCTTGGTGGAATGAGAGTTGGATATGGTATAGCAAATACAGAGATAATCACTGCTCTTCACAAACTAAGAGCCCCTTTTAACATCACTACTTTAAGTCTAGCAGCAGCATTACAAGCTTTAAATGATCAAAAATTTATAGAAAAAACTATTAAAAATAACTTTAAAGAGATGAAAGTGTATGAAAAATTTGCAAAGAAAAATGGTATAGAATTTATCCCTAGTTACACGAATTTTATCACTTTTGTGTTTAATAAAAAGCAAAATGCGTCACAAATAGCAGATAATCTTCTTAAAAAAGGCATTATATTAAGAAATTTAAAAAGTTACGGACTAAATGCCATTAGAATCACGATAGGCAAAAAGAAGCAAAATAAACGAGTTTTAGCTGAGTTAAAGAAGGAAATTTAA
- the lysA gene encoding diaminopimelate decarboxylase codes for MDYLLLAKKYGTPLYAYDFDYIENQYNKLKKEFNARKSLIAYAVKANSNLSVLKHIAAQGAGFDCVSIGEIKRALIAGAQNYKIIYSGVGKSDEEIEQALNLDILMLNLESDEEMKRVELIAEKLGKIARISVRVNPNVDPKTHPYISTGLSENKFGVSIDKARKMYLYAHKSKFLDPIGIHFHIGSQLTDLSPVVEAANIVSKLLRELKALEIDIKFFDVGGGVGIRYDQENDPDLYAYAQGILSALKGMDVTIICEPGRFLVGNCGVFITKVLYEKTNDAKPESRKRFVIVDGAMNDLIRPSLYEAYHEIDALKKGKGELCDVVGPVCESGDFLGKNISLPELSSGDILVVKSAGAYGFSMSSNYNSRPRAAEIAIKGGKDRLIRKRENFEDLIQNEKEFI; via the coding sequence ATGGATTATTTACTGCTTGCCAAAAAGTATGGTACGCCACTTTATGCCTATGATTTTGACTATATAGAAAATCAATATAATAAATTAAAAAAAGAATTTAACGCTAGAAAATCTCTCATAGCTTACGCGGTTAAAGCAAACTCAAATTTGAGCGTTTTAAAACATATCGCTGCTCAAGGAGCTGGTTTTGACTGCGTGAGCATAGGTGAGATAAAAAGAGCGCTTATAGCAGGCGCACAAAACTATAAGATCATATATAGCGGTGTTGGTAAAAGCGATGAAGAGATAGAACAAGCTCTAAATTTAGATATCTTGATGCTAAATTTAGAAAGCGATGAAGAGATGAAAAGAGTGGAGTTAATAGCTGAAAAACTAGGCAAAATAGCTAGAATTTCAGTACGCGTAAATCCAAACGTAGATCCAAAAACGCACCCTTATATCTCAACCGGACTTAGCGAAAATAAATTTGGAGTCAGCATAGATAAAGCTCGTAAAATGTATCTCTACGCACATAAAAGCAAATTTTTAGATCCGATCGGCATTCATTTTCACATAGGAAGTCAGCTAACAGATCTATCACCAGTAGTCGAAGCAGCAAACATCGTAAGCAAACTCTTAAGAGAGCTAAAAGCTCTTGAGATAGATATCAAATTCTTTGATGTAGGGGGCGGCGTTGGTATCAGATACGATCAAGAAAACGATCCTGATCTATACGCTTATGCTCAAGGAATTTTATCAGCGCTAAAAGGAATGGACGTAACCATAATCTGCGAACCAGGAAGATTTTTAGTAGGAAATTGCGGAGTATTTATCACAAAAGTACTTTATGAAAAAACAAATGACGCTAAGCCTGAGTCCCGTAAAAGATTTGTGATAGTAGATGGCGCGATGAATGATCTTATTCGCCCTAGTCTTTATGAAGCATATCATGAGATAGACGCTTTAAAAAAAGGCAAAGGTGAGCTTTGCGATGTCGTAGGGCCTGTTTGCGAAAGTGGAGATTTTTTAGGTAAAAACATAAGCTTACCAGAGCTTAGCTCAGGAGATATACTAGTCGTAAAATCAGCTGGAGCTTATGGTTTTTCAATGTCTAGCAACTACAACTCAAGACCAAGAGCCGCAGAGATTGCGATAAAAGGCGGAAAAGATAGATTGATCCGCAAAAGAGAGAATTTCGAAGATCTAATTCAAAATGAAAAAGAGTTTATATAA
- the pheA gene encoding prephenate dehydratase yields the protein MLSIDDLRVKIDLVDDQILTLLNERMDYVKKIGELKQNSKTSIYRPERERAILSRLESQKYNRLSKEAIEAIYLEIFAVSRNLEMPQKVAFLGPIGTYTHQAAESRFGAMSNYTPLATIEAVFKELNNGEAKYGVVPIENNTEGAVGITLDCLGKYEKVKIVAEIYMDIHHSFVSINENLKDIKRIYSHPQGYNQCRKFLEDHNLSEIAFIPTKSTAEAALKASQDSESAAICSKISANISNVPIMFDTIEDNLANRTRFFVLSDFKNQRSEHNKTSILAKTDHRPGGLIELLSMFRNEGINLTKLESRPVKQKDFKTVFYIDFEGHIDDENVQRVIELASKNNHEIHWLGSYINQEG from the coding sequence ATGCTTAGCATTGATGATTTAAGAGTTAAAATAGACTTGGTTGATGACCAAATTTTAACTCTACTAAATGAGAGAATGGATTATGTCAAAAAAATCGGCGAATTAAAACAAAACTCAAAGACATCTATATACCGCCCTGAGCGTGAGCGCGCCATACTTTCGCGTTTAGAAAGCCAAAAATATAATCGCTTAAGCAAAGAGGCCATAGAGGCGATTTATTTAGAAATTTTTGCAGTTAGCAGAAACCTTGAAATGCCTCAAAAAGTAGCATTTTTAGGGCCTATTGGCACATACACACATCAAGCGGCCGAAAGTAGATTTGGCGCTATGAGCAACTACACCCCACTAGCCACTATAGAAGCAGTTTTCAAAGAGCTAAATAACGGCGAAGCAAAATACGGCGTAGTACCTATAGAAAACAACACCGAAGGAGCCGTAGGTATAACGCTTGATTGCCTTGGAAAATATGAAAAAGTAAAAATTGTAGCTGAAATTTATATGGATATTCACCATAGTTTTGTTAGTATAAATGAAAATTTAAAAGATATAAAAAGAATTTACTCACATCCTCAAGGATACAATCAATGCAGAAAATTTCTAGAAGATCATAATCTAAGTGAGATAGCGTTTATCCCAACAAAATCTACAGCCGAAGCCGCCCTAAAAGCGTCACAAGATAGCGAGTCTGCTGCCATCTGCTCGAAAATATCAGCAAATATAAGCAACGTTCCTATAATGTTTGACACCATAGAAGACAACCTTGCAAACCGCACTAGATTTTTTGTCTTAAGCGATTTTAAAAACCAAAGAAGCGAACACAACAAAACTAGTATTTTAGCAAAAACAGACCATAGACCAGGCGGACTTATTGAGCTACTTTCTATGTTTAGAAACGAAGGTATAAATTTGACGAAATTAGAAAGTCGTCCGGTGAAACAAAAAGACTTCAAAACGGTATTTTATATAGATTTTGAAGGACATATAGATGATGAAAACGTACAAAGAGTTATAGAACTAGCCAGTAAAAACAACCATGAAATTCATTGGCTAGGTAGCTACATCAATCAAGAAGGATAA
- a CDS encoding TVP38/TMEM64 family protein, with amino-acid sequence MTNKNIVKFCVFSALCCICVIVYLNLDTQTLRLYIEKQSKFSEIIYILLWIILPIFMFPAAVLAVVGGVFFGLFKGLVLTMVGVAINSVIMYFIGRYLGKDFLARFFDVNKFKKAFIKDEFFTIFLLRLIPLIPYNAINYFAGAFAFKFWRFFWGSFLGKIISSVVFLNLGLNVTDIGSTKFFWAVFWVFVLVVLSVVLRFGYDKIYEKDKT; translated from the coding sequence ATGACAAATAAAAATATCGTTAAATTCTGTGTGTTTTCTGCTTTGTGCTGTATCTGCGTAATTGTTTATTTAAATTTAGATACCCAAACTCTAAGATTGTATATAGAAAAACAGAGTAAATTTAGTGAGATTATTTATATACTTTTATGGATTATTTTACCTATTTTTATGTTTCCAGCAGCTGTTTTAGCTGTAGTTGGCGGAGTCTTTTTTGGTCTTTTTAAAGGTCTTGTTTTGACTATGGTAGGAGTTGCTATAAACTCGGTTATTATGTATTTTATAGGCAGATATTTAGGCAAGGACTTTTTGGCTAGATTTTTTGATGTGAATAAATTTAAAAAAGCTTTCATAAAAGATGAGTTTTTTACTATATTTTTACTTAGACTTATCCCACTTATCCCATATAACGCTATAAATTATTTTGCTGGAGCGTTTGCTTTTAAATTTTGGAGATTTTTTTGGGGAAGCTTTTTAGGCAAAATAATAAGTAGCGTTGTCTTTTTAAATTTAGGTTTAAACGTAACTGATATAGGCTCGACAAAGTTCTTTTGGGCTGTTTTTTGGGTGTTTGTTTTGGTTGTTTTATCTGTTGTTCTAAGATTTGGATATGATAAGATCTATGAAAAAGATAAAACTTAG
- a CDS encoding HAD-IIA family hydrolase: protein MYFIDVQGTLISDSDKSPINGACELIDILNLKNIPYVVITNNTKAKSDDFLEGLRKKGLNIKDGAYLDPFCVLKEALSPSNVAMFGASEFIATMQSLGYVQDLKNPKAVLIASWDDFKFSDFASINELILNGAEFIAMHETSIYKKNGRLYPGVGAIAAMVSYSTGASYKAVGKPSMAFYNEALRLINLQKQGIKFSDITIISDDAKGDLVGAKELGMKTILVLSGKVSDVAKTGVKENIIDQIYKDVQDYIKVINA, encoded by the coding sequence ATGTATTTCATAGACGTACAAGGCACACTTATAAGTGATAGCGATAAAAGCCCTATAAATGGAGCTTGTGAGCTTATAGATATCTTAAATTTAAAAAACATTCCATATGTTGTTATCACAAATAACACAAAAGCAAAAAGTGATGACTTTTTAGAAGGATTGCGTAAAAAAGGATTAAATATAAAAGATGGCGCCTACCTTGATCCATTTTGCGTTTTAAAAGAGGCGTTAAGTCCCTCAAATGTAGCGATGTTTGGAGCGAGTGAGTTTATAGCCACTATGCAAAGCTTAGGATACGTGCAAGATCTAAAAAATCCAAAAGCCGTACTCATCGCTAGCTGGGACGATTTTAAATTTAGTGATTTTGCTAGTATAAACGAGCTGATATTAAATGGAGCTGAGTTTATCGCTATGCATGAAACTAGCATTTACAAAAAAAACGGACGTCTTTATCCTGGAGTAGGAGCAATAGCTGCTATGGTATCATACTCTACAGGAGCTAGCTATAAGGCGGTTGGGAAACCTAGTATGGCATTTTATAACGAAGCCTTAAGGCTCATAAATTTACAAAAACAAGGCATTAAATTTAGCGATATAACTATCATTAGCGACGATGCAAAAGGTGATCTTGTAGGGGCAAAAGAGCTTGGAATGAAAACTATTTTAGTACTAAGCGGTAAAGTAAGTGACGTGGCAAAAACAGGCGTAAAAGAGAATATAATAGATCAAATTTATAAAGATGTACAAGATTATATAAAGGTTATAAATGCTTAG